The genomic DNA AGCAATAACAACGGGTGCCGAAATCATTATCAAAGCCTGTACGATATTTGGTCTGGTAATCTCAGGGAAAAGAATGCTTCCATACTTAATTATGGCTGCACCCACCATTGAACCACCTCCTAATTTCAATACATAACTCAAATCTTCCTGTTTAAAAATCATAATCCAATCAAGTTCTGGGAGCAAACACAAAATCATTTGAATTTACATTGAAATGCattaaattttgggtttttgAAGGATACCCAATTTCCATCAGCCAATACAAACTGACCTGAGGGATGAAGGCAGCATTGGATTCATCGAATGCTGGAGTTTCTTCATCAGTTTGGGAGTCGACGGCGCGAATGGGGAATGAGCGTTGAAAGGAGGTAGTTGAAGAGGGGTTGTTGTTGGCATCGATGAGGAACTTTACGGAGCCCTTTAGCTTTGAAGCGGGATTAAGTCGGCCGTGATTTGAGGCAGAGAAGCGGAGCTTGGGGGTTCCGGTTGCCATGGCGGAAGTTGCCATATCTTTTTCAATTAATTTTCTCCCCCTTGTTTTTAACAGCAACCGGGTGTGGCGGAAAGGGTTACAATTGGCTTGTTATCCTTATTGCTTTAAAAACTAACGACAAAATATGTTTTATCTTAAATATTTGgttttcaagaaaaatgaaaattctagtttttttttttctgtcaGCGCTTTtgaaaattgatattttattttttataaattattcatgaaaataaaatatattcattAAATTATGCAAATAAGttattctattttaatattttatatttaacttaaattaaatatttaatgattttacgtttgcCTATAAACACGCGTTAGATTAAGACGCATTAATGATATAACTGGAAATC from Gossypium arboreum isolate Shixiya-1 chromosome 9, ASM2569848v2, whole genome shotgun sequence includes the following:
- the LOC108452120 gene encoding uncharacterized protein LOC108452120, producing the protein MATSAMATGTPKLRFSASNHGRLNPASKLKGSVKFLIDANNNPSSTTSFQRSFPIRAVDSQTDEETPAFDESNAAFIPQEDLSYVLKLGGGSMVGAAIIKYGSILFPEITRPNIVQALIMISAPVVIAVLLLIKQSRVK